AGCGGATGGGTCGCTCAGCGATATAGCTCCAGCCGTAGGAGATGCCCTCGCCGGGCGGGACGGTGAAGACCTGCCCGACGCGGGTCACGAGCCGCAGCACTGGGCGGATCGGCGCCGGGAGGGGAAGCTCCCGGCTTGGGTTCAGCCCGTAGAGGATGAGGCCGGCGCGGACCGCGATCGTGGCACGGGGAGCCGGGATCTCGACGACCCCTCGCAGGATGGCGGCGCTGTTGGCCATGTGCACCAGGGGCGGCTGCAGGCCCGCCGCGGCCAGGGCCTGGACCGCCGCGGCAAAGCGCCGGGTCTGCTCCTGCAGCACGCGGTCGTCGGCGGCGTCCGCGGTGGCGAAGTGGGTGAAGACCCCCTCGACCCGGACCCGCGGCTCCCGCGCCAGCGCGCGTGCCAGCTCGACCACGCCCTCCGGCTCGACCCCGAAGCGGTGCATACCGGTGTCGACCTTGAGGTGCACCGGGAGCGGCGGTAGGTCGTCGCCGAGGGCGTCGAGCAGCCGGTTCAGACCGGTGGCCGAGCCGACGGCCAGGGCGATCCCGCTCTCGGCCGCCTGGCGCGCCAGCGCGGGGTTGGCCGGACTGAGGACGAGGATGGGAGCGACCACCCCCGCCGCGCGCAAGAGCAGCGCCTCCTCGATACGGGCGACCGCCAGCCGGGAGGCCCCGGCTGCCAACGCGGCGCGGCCGCAGGGCACGAGGCCGTGGCCGTAGGCGTTGGCCTTGATCACCGCGATCACCTCGGCGCCTTCCGGGAGTTGACTGCGTACGTACGCGATATTTCCGGCGAAGGCATCGAGGTCGATCAGCGCGTGGGCGCCGCCCTGGGCGGCGGCCAGCCGCGCGGCGAAGGGCTCGATCACGTCCGGCAGCTCCTCTCTTCTCATCTCAGCGTCTGCCGAGAGCAAACACTGCGTACGTACGCATGTACGGACATTAACGGCGGGCGGGCAATAAGCACCACCGCGTCTTCCGTCCGATCCGTCCTACACGACCGGCCAGAGCAAGCCCCGGCCCAGGCCGGCCGTAAGCGAGAGCCACAGCAACACCCCGGCACCGCCGGCCACCAGAACCAGCAGCAGCCAGTCGACCGGCCGCATCGCCAGGTCGTGCAGCGTCGTGCGCGGGACCGGCGCGCCAAAGGCCCGCGCTTCCAGGGTCCACCCGAGCTGCTCGCTCAGGCGCAGTACCGTCACCAGCGCCGCGATCAGGATCGGGATCATCGCCCGCGCCCGGCGCAGCGCGCCCCCGATCAACACCAGCCCTCGCGCCTGCTGCGCGTCGGACACGGTCTGGAACACCCCGGCAAAGGTGGGGATGAAGCGGAGCCCGATCGTCAGCGCCATGCCGAGGCCGAACGGCAGGCCAAGGCGGACGAAGCCCCGCACGATCTGCCGCTGGTCGGTGGTGCTCAGCCAGAGGACGAAGACGAACGAGAGGGCGGCGATGCGCAGCGCAGCGGCAACTCCCCCCAGCAGCGCACGTCCGGTGATGCGCAGCGGGCCGGCCTCGAGCAGCACCGGCGTCCCGCCCCGGTTGAAGAGCGGCCAGAGCAGCACGATCAGCAGCAGGAAGGGCGCGAGCGTGCGCCAGACCCGCGCCAGCCGCGCTCCGGGCACTCCGGCGCTCATGAGCGCCAGGTGGATCAACCCCAGCGCCACCACGAACAGCGCCAGGTTGGACCAGACCAGCAGCAGCGCCAGCGCGCCGACCACGAACGCCATCTTGACCCGGGCATCCACCCGGTGCAGCCAGGAGTCGCCGGGGACGTACAGGTCGAAGCCCGCCGCGCTCATGGCTCACGCCCTTCAAACGTCCGCCCGCCGGCCGGACACGCCGCCCCGCCGGATGCACGGCGCAGGAACGCCTCGCAGAAGGACTCGACGGTGAGCGCCGGGAGCATCCCGGTGTCCGCGAGGTCCAGCGACAGGCGCGTCACCGGCGCCGGACGCAGTCCGGCCGCGGCCAGGCGCTCGGCGTCGGCCAGGATCGCCTCGGGCGGCCCGTCGGCCACCACCCGGCCGTCCCACATCACCACGACCCGCCGCGCGTGTGTTGCGGCCAGGCGCAGGTCATGGGTGATCAGGAGCACGGTGGTACCCTCCGCCACCAGCGCCTCCAGCGTCGCCATCAGCTCCGCGGTGTCCCGCCGGTCCAGCCCGCCGGTCGGCTCATCGAGGACCAGCAGGCGCGGGCGCGTGGCGTAGACCGCGGCCAGCGCCACGCGCCGCCGCGCGGCGCGGCCCAGCAGCATCGGGTGGCGATCGCGCAGGTCGGTCAGGCCGAAGCGCGCGAGCGCCTCGTCCACCCGCTCGGCCAGGTCCGCGCCGCGCGCCCCCAGATTCCGCGGCCCGGAGGCGACCTCGGCAGCGACAGTCGGCTGGAAGATCTGGTGGTCGGGATTCTGGAAGACGTAGCCGACGACGCGGGCCAGCTCCCCGGGCGGGTGCTGCCGCGTGTCGCGCCCGGCCACCAGCACCCGCCCGGCGTCGGGTCGCAGCAGCCCGTTGAGGTGCTTGGCCAGCGTCGTCTTCCCTGATCCGTTGACCCCAAGCAGCGCGACGAACTCCCCGGGCGCCAGAGTCAGATCCACCCCCCGCAGCGCCGGGACTGATCCGCCGTACCGGTAGTGCACCCCCTCGACCACGACCAGCGGCTCCGGTGCAGCAGCGTCGTGTTCGCTGGCAGTCAGAACGGGCTCACCTGCTGCTCCGCGTCGGTCGGCGGCGTTGAGGGATTCGTCTCCAGGCACCGGGTTATCACCCACGAACGGCTCCGCCCGCTCCTGGCTCCGCTCGGGATGACCAGGCTTGCGCAGCCGTGCCCGCAGGGCCGGGGCGGCCTCCTCCGGAGTCAGCGCCGCCAGGTCCGCGCCGAGCGCGGCACTCAGCCGGGCCGTGACCTCGGCCACCTGCGGCGCGAAGACCCCGAGCGCGGCGAGATGATCCACCCGGGTGAAGATCTCCCGCGTCGTGCCGGAGAGCACAATCCGCCCGGCGTCGAGCACCACGACGCGGTCGGACAGCCGCGCCAGCAACTCGGCGTCCTGCTCCACCAGCACCACCGTCAGGTCCGCGCCGCGCTCCCGGCGCAGGGCCGCGATCGCCGCGGCAACCTCCTCCTTACCGGTCGGATCGAGCTGAGCAGTCGGCTCGTCGAGGACCAACACCTGGGGTCGCATCGCCAGCACCGCGGCGATCGCCACCCGCTGTTTCTGCCCGCCGGAGAGCTGCGCCGCCGGCCGGCGGCGCGCGCTGGCCATCCCGACGGCCTCCAGCGCCCAGGCGACCCGGGCCGCGATCTCCTCCCGTGGCACCCCCAGGTTCTCGGGGCCGAAGGCGACCTCGTCCTCCACCGTCAACCCGACCAGGTTGCTCTCCGGGTCCTGGAAGACCATCCCGACCCGCGTCGCCAGCCGCGGCACCGGAACCTCCTTGGTGCTCCAGCCGCCGACGCGTACCTCACCCCGCACCGTGCCCCCGGTGGCGTGCGGCACCAGGCCGTTCAGCGCCAGGCAGAGCGTGCTCTTGCCGCTCCCGGCCGTGCCGGTCACGCCCAGGCATTCCCCGGCTGCGATGTCGAGCGTGATCCCGTCGAGCGCCGTCACCGGCGCCCCGCCCGGCTCGGCCGGGGGATAGCGATAGGTGAAGTCGCGGATCTCGATTATGTACGGCCCGTCGGCCACCGGATACCTCCCCGGGCGCCGCGGCGCCCTCCGCTGGGAGTGTACGCCAGCCGGCTGTTTCCAGCACCCGGCAGGCTTGGGCACGGACCCACGAGGGGTCCCTTATCCCCATCGCGCGACCGTTTCCGTAACAGATCGCACCGTGGCGCGTATGAGATAATAGGGAAAGGGGCCAGGCGCGGTGCCGCGGCCGAAAGGGTCAAGGGGAGGAAAGGGAAGAGGACACGGTTGTCGATCGTGAGGGGGACGAGGCGCCTACGCGCCTGGCTGCTGGCGCTCGTGCTTGTGAGCGTGCTCGCCGTGCCCGGCTCACCCGGCGCCCAGGCGGCGTCAGAGTTCGGCCCGCGGGCCGCCTACTTCCCGGAGACAGGCTTCTGGGTGAGCGACCCGTTCCTGCGCTTCTGGGAGCAGAACGGCGGGCTGCCGACCTTCGGCTACCCGATCAGCCGCGTCTTCTATCAGGACGGCCTGCTGCGGCAGTACTTCGAGCGCGCCGTCTTCGAACGCCACGACCACCTGGCCGGCTCCGGGTACGAGGTGCTCGTGACCCGGCTCGGCGCCCTGGCGACGCTCGACCGCCGGGATGAGCCGCCCTTCCAGCCGGTCAACGCCGCGAACGACCACCACTGCCGCGTCTTCCCCGCCACCGGCCACCGGCTCTGCGGCGGTTTCCGCATCTACTGGGAAACACGCGGGGGTCTGGCGGCCTTCGGCTACCCGATTAGCGAGGAGTTCATCGAGAACGGGCGCACTGTGCAGTACTTCGAGCGCGCCCGCTTCGAGTGGCACCCGGAGAACCCCTGGCCCCACGACGTACTGCTGGGCCACCTCGGCCGACAGGCGCTCGCGGCCCGGCCGGTCCCGCCCCTGGCGGTCACCCCGGAGGGACCAGGAGGGCCGGGCGCGCCCATCGGCCCGCAACCGCTCTACAACCACCCAGTCGGCTGCGCCTTCAACGTCTTCTGGTGGGGCGACGAACCGAACCACGTCACCAATGAGACCTACCTCGATCTCGTCCGCGACGCCGGCTGCGACTGGGTGCGGGTCCAGGGTCAGTGGGGCCTGATGGAGCCGGAGCCGGGCTACTACATCTTTCACCCGCTCGACCGTTTCGTCGACGCGGCGCGGGAGCGCGGGCTGCACGTGCTGGTCACGGTGAACGCGCCACCGGCCTGGGCACTCGACATCCCGCCCGGCACTCCCGCCAATCCGGTCTCGTTCGGGCGCTTCATGGAGGTCCTCGTCGCCCACTTCCGCGGCCGCGTCGACGCCTGGCAGATCTGGAACGAGCCCAACATCGCCCCCGAGGCCGGAGGACTGATCCGCCCGGCCGGGTACCTGGAATTGCTGCGTGAAGGGAGTCAGGCGGTCAGGCGGCAGGACCCGGACGCGCTGGTGGTACTGGCCGGGATGGCGCCGAGCAGCCTCCGCGAGCCGAACGTGATCTGGGACGACCTCGCCTACACCGAGGAGCTGCTCGCGCTGAACGGCGGGGAGGCAGGCCGCTACATCGACGTGATCGGCATCCACGCCTACGGCGCGGGCAACCCACCCGACAACTACTGGCCGGGCAACCCGGCCAATACGCCCGCCTGGAACAACGCGCCGGAGTTCTATTTCCGCCGCGCCGAGGCGCTGCACACCGCCGTCGTGAACGCCGGGCTGGGTCACCTGCCGATCTGGATCACGGAGTTCGGCTGGGGCACCGCCACCGACTGGCCCTCGTGGGGCTTCGGCAACTGGGTCAGCGAGGAGGACCAGGCACGGTACCTCGTGCGGGCCTACGAGATCGCACGCACCGAGTGGCCCTGGGTCGAGCGGATGTTCATCTGGAACCTGAACTTCGGCGCCTTCAACGGCGACGGTCACCCCTTCACCGCCTACGCC
This genomic window from Sphaerobacter thermophilus DSM 20745 contains:
- the alr gene encoding alanine racemase, with the translated sequence MRREELPDVIEPFAARLAAAQGGAHALIDLDAFAGNIAYVRSQLPEGAEVIAVIKANAYGHGLVPCGRAALAAGASRLAVARIEEALLLRAAGVVAPILVLSPANPALARQAAESGIALAVGSATGLNRLLDALGDDLPPLPVHLKVDTGMHRFGVEPEGVVELARALAREPRVRVEGVFTHFATADAADDRVLQEQTRRFAAAVQALAAAGLQPPLVHMANSAAILRGVVEIPAPRATIAVRAGLILYGLNPSRELPLPAPIRPVLRLVTRVGQVFTVPPGEGISYGWSYIAERPIRCANLPIGYADGLVRLLSNQGWAVVGGAVCPIRGRICMDQTVIEVEAAPDVAEGDEAVLLSDGRDGAMTADQAAALAGTINYEIVSALAARIPRVYLRGGRPVAVLDLLGLVEDPSAAC
- a CDS encoding energy-coupling factor transporter transmembrane component T family protein, which gives rise to MSAAGFDLYVPGDSWLHRVDARVKMAFVVGALALLLVWSNLALFVVALGLIHLALMSAGVPGARLARVWRTLAPFLLLIVLLWPLFNRGGTPVLLEAGPLRITGRALLGGVAAALRIAALSFVFVLWLSTTDQRQIVRGFVRLGLPFGLGMALTIGLRFIPTFAGVFQTVSDAQQARGLVLIGGALRRARAMIPILIAALVTVLRLSEQLGWTLEARAFGAPVPRTTLHDLAMRPVDWLLLVLVAGGAGVLLWLSLTAGLGRGLLWPVV
- a CDS encoding ABC transporter ATP-binding protein translates to MADGPYIIEIRDFTYRYPPAEPGGAPVTALDGITLDIAAGECLGVTGTAGSGKSTLCLALNGLVPHATGGTVRGEVRVGGWSTKEVPVPRLATRVGMVFQDPESNLVGLTVEDEVAFGPENLGVPREEIAARVAWALEAVGMASARRRPAAQLSGGQKQRVAIAAVLAMRPQVLVLDEPTAQLDPTGKEEVAAAIAALRRERGADLTVVLVEQDAELLARLSDRVVVLDAGRIVLSGTTREIFTRVDHLAALGVFAPQVAEVTARLSAALGADLAALTPEEAAPALRARLRKPGHPERSQERAEPFVGDNPVPGDESLNAADRRGAAGEPVLTASEHDAAAPEPLVVVEGVHYRYGGSVPALRGVDLTLAPGEFVALLGVNGSGKTTLAKHLNGLLRPDAGRVLVAGRDTRQHPPGELARVVGYVFQNPDHQIFQPTVAAEVASGPRNLGARGADLAERVDEALARFGLTDLRDRHPMLLGRAARRRVALAAVYATRPRLLVLDEPTGGLDRRDTAELMATLEALVAEGTTVLLITHDLRLAATHARRVVVMWDGRVVADGPPEAILADAERLAAAGLRPAPVTRLSLDLADTGMLPALTVESFCEAFLRRASGGAACPAGGRTFEGREP
- a CDS encoding cellulase family glycosylhydrolase; amino-acid sequence: MRGTRRLRAWLLALVLVSVLAVPGSPGAQAASEFGPRAAYFPETGFWVSDPFLRFWEQNGGLPTFGYPISRVFYQDGLLRQYFERAVFERHDHLAGSGYEVLVTRLGALATLDRRDEPPFQPVNAANDHHCRVFPATGHRLCGGFRIYWETRGGLAAFGYPISEEFIENGRTVQYFERARFEWHPENPWPHDVLLGHLGRQALAARPVPPLAVTPEGPGGPGAPIGPQPLYNHPVGCAFNVFWWGDEPNHVTNETYLDLVRDAGCDWVRVQGQWGLMEPEPGYYIFHPLDRFVDAARERGLHVLVTVNAPPAWALDIPPGTPANPVSFGRFMEVLVAHFRGRVDAWQIWNEPNIAPEAGGLIRPAGYLELLREGSQAVRRQDPDALVVLAGMAPSSLREPNVIWDDLAYTEELLALNGGEAGRYIDVIGIHAYGAGNPPDNYWPGNPANTPAWNNAPEFYFRRAEALHTAVVNAGLGHLPIWITEFGWGTATDWPSWGFGNWVSEEDQARYLVRAYEIARTEWPWVERMFIWNLNFGAFNGDGHPFTAYALLYPDGTPRPAYEAIKAMPKE